The following are from one region of the Mycolicibacterium diernhoferi genome:
- a CDS encoding zinc-binding dehydrogenase has product MRRPVYEREDFEPVSPAPFQGRIARFDEPGKPFEIESVTLPGIGPGEILIKVTRANICGSDVHAWHGTFATRGLGGQLPTVLGHEMVGVIAAMGDGVHADSNGKPLTEGTRVVFPYFFCCHTCRNCLAGRRNACLNLKMAMLGRADEPPYFVGGYADYFVLPAGAVVYTVPDGVSDEIAAGANCALSQVMYGLERVDQQLGEYVVVQGAGALGLYAVAVAKARGAAKVIAIDGVPERLELATAFGADAVIDITEVSTEKERAKIVRRLTDGQGADVVVEVVGHPSAIDEGLKLLGQFGRYVEIGNINIGKTFEFDPSRFVFSNKTMVGVSLYDPAVLSRALDFLDEYQHKLPFDRLAAACYSLDDINDAFAAAETKRDVRASIVP; this is encoded by the coding sequence ATGCGCCGACCCGTCTATGAGCGAGAGGATTTCGAGCCCGTGAGCCCAGCTCCGTTCCAGGGTCGCATCGCCCGATTCGACGAACCCGGCAAGCCGTTCGAAATCGAGTCGGTCACCTTGCCCGGCATCGGTCCCGGCGAGATCTTGATCAAGGTCACCCGCGCCAACATCTGCGGCTCCGATGTGCACGCGTGGCACGGCACCTTCGCCACCCGTGGTCTGGGCGGGCAACTGCCGACCGTGCTTGGCCATGAGATGGTCGGCGTCATCGCGGCGATGGGTGACGGCGTCCACGCCGACTCCAACGGCAAGCCGCTGACCGAGGGCACCCGGGTGGTGTTCCCGTACTTCTTCTGCTGCCACACCTGCCGGAACTGCCTGGCGGGCCGCCGGAATGCATGTCTGAACCTGAAGATGGCGATGCTGGGTCGCGCCGACGAGCCGCCCTACTTCGTCGGCGGCTACGCGGACTACTTCGTGCTTCCCGCGGGCGCGGTGGTGTACACCGTCCCGGACGGGGTATCCGACGAGATCGCGGCCGGCGCGAACTGTGCGCTGTCCCAAGTGATGTACGGGCTGGAACGGGTGGACCAGCAACTCGGTGAATACGTGGTGGTACAGGGCGCGGGTGCACTGGGCCTGTACGCCGTGGCGGTCGCCAAGGCCCGGGGCGCCGCCAAGGTCATCGCCATCGACGGTGTGCCGGAACGGCTCGAACTGGCCACCGCATTCGGCGCCGATGCCGTCATCGACATCACCGAGGTCAGCACCGAGAAGGAACGCGCCAAGATCGTCCGCCGGCTCACCGACGGGCAGGGCGCCGATGTGGTGGTCGAGGTCGTCGGGCATCCCTCGGCAATCGACGAAGGTCTGAAGCTGCTCGGGCAGTTCGGCCGATACGTCGAGATCGGCAATATCAACATCGGCAAGACCTTCGAATTCGATCCGTCCCGATTCGTGTTCTCCAACAAGACGATGGTCGGCGTGTCGCTCTACGACCCGGCGGTGCTGTCCCGCGCCCTCGACTTCCTCGACGAGTACCAGCACAAGCTGCCATTCGACCGGCTCGCCGCGGCCTGCTACTCCCTCGATGACATCAACGATGCGTTCGCCGCCGCCGAGACCAAGCGCGATGTCCGCGCCAGCATCGTGCCCTGA
- a CDS encoding sulfotransferase family protein translates to MAAAVLAIEDLTSPVLDPVQRGILDQLEAVTIDLDPAALMAEAIAKTGLEDFGPSDFRQRLDAYAGAVDADSGNTNLNRFILHNRIVRLLSQRLLLTDLLRRYPEIHDIEIEKPIIVVGLPRSGTTHLVNLIAADSRRRALPYWESQEPFPLHGEGPDVNGVDPRFARSVTEHESANVVTPLIQAMHDRFPQAIEEEVELLDLDFASYVLEWHGRVPQWRDFYLGLDQDAHYGYLRSILQALTFLRGPRQWVLKSPQHCEQLGPLMRTFPDATVAFTHRDPVAVIQSAVTMLAYGDRVRRKEIDPDGLVDYWIDRVERLLRACVRDRELVGSDQSVDIAFHHLNGTEMSILETLYAYNGTELTTEARAAFRRYLDDNPRGKHGSLRYDLQGHFGRSPDEIRARFGFYFDRFDVREEA, encoded by the coding sequence ATGGCCGCCGCCGTACTAGCCATCGAAGATCTGACCAGCCCGGTACTCGACCCGGTGCAACGGGGAATACTCGACCAGCTCGAAGCCGTGACCATCGACCTGGATCCGGCAGCGCTCATGGCCGAGGCGATCGCAAAGACCGGTCTGGAAGACTTCGGGCCCAGTGACTTTCGTCAACGGCTCGACGCGTACGCAGGGGCAGTCGACGCGGACTCCGGCAACACCAACCTCAACCGTTTCATCCTGCACAACCGGATCGTGCGGCTGCTCTCCCAGCGATTGCTACTGACCGATCTGCTCCGCCGGTATCCCGAGATCCACGACATCGAGATCGAGAAGCCGATCATCGTCGTCGGGCTCCCGCGCTCCGGCACCACACATCTGGTGAACCTCATCGCAGCGGATTCCCGGCGACGCGCGCTGCCGTACTGGGAGAGTCAGGAACCTTTCCCGCTACACGGTGAGGGGCCAGACGTCAACGGCGTCGACCCTCGGTTCGCGCGCAGTGTTACCGAGCACGAATCGGCGAACGTGGTGACCCCTCTGATCCAGGCCATGCATGACCGGTTCCCCCAAGCGATCGAGGAGGAGGTGGAGCTTCTCGACCTGGACTTCGCGAGCTATGTGTTGGAGTGGCATGGCCGGGTTCCACAATGGCGCGACTTCTATCTCGGATTGGACCAGGACGCGCATTACGGATATTTGCGCTCCATTTTGCAGGCACTGACCTTTCTGCGGGGCCCGCGGCAGTGGGTGCTGAAGTCGCCGCAACACTGTGAGCAACTCGGACCGCTGATGCGCACATTCCCGGACGCGACCGTCGCCTTCACTCACCGGGATCCGGTGGCGGTCATCCAGTCTGCCGTCACGATGCTGGCCTACGGTGATCGCGTCCGGCGCAAGGAGATCGACCCAGACGGGCTGGTGGACTACTGGATCGACCGCGTCGAGAGGCTGCTGCGGGCGTGCGTACGGGACCGTGAACTCGTCGGATCCGACCAGAGTGTGGACATCGCGTTCCACCACCTCAACGGCACCGAGATGTCGATCCTGGAGACCCTGTACGCGTACAACGGCACGGAACTCACCACGGAGGCTCGCGCGGCCTTCCGCCGGTACCTCGATGACAACCCGCGCGGCAAACACGGCAGCCTGCGATATGACCTCCAAGGGCATTTCGGGCGATCGCCCGACGAGATCCGGGCCCGCTTCGGGTTCTACTTCGATCGCTTCGACGTGCGGGAGGAAGCGTGA
- a CDS encoding cytochrome P450: MRDDHPVYQDPDGQFYALTRFDDVWAAAADHETFSSKVAEANELLPQLIFIDPPRHGALRKLVSRAFTARRVAAMEDDIRRSIQGLLDEIAAAGDTCEFQHDYAAVIPSVVVGSMIGLDEQHVAPMRTWTEAFIGLADTGAPLEAAMNIYAMFAELLEERRRNPRDDLMTALLDAEIDGERLTDQELLGFCLLLVLGGNDTTASLIGSGTVLLLRHPEQLDVLRSDPSLWPSAIEEMLRIEAPTQALPRTATRDVDLHGVRIPAGSRVMLVWGAANHDDREFADPERFDVTRHVQRHTSFGHGAHFCMGSGLARLEARLAFAEWFQRFPDCKLGGEPERITSVWARAFDSIPLRLC, translated from the coding sequence ATGCGAGACGATCACCCGGTGTACCAAGACCCGGACGGCCAGTTCTACGCGCTGACCCGATTCGACGACGTCTGGGCGGCCGCCGCCGACCACGAGACGTTCTCCAGCAAGGTGGCCGAGGCCAACGAGCTGCTGCCCCAACTGATCTTCATCGACCCGCCGCGGCACGGGGCACTGCGCAAGCTGGTATCCCGGGCCTTCACCGCACGGCGAGTGGCGGCGATGGAGGACGACATCAGGCGATCCATCCAGGGACTGCTCGACGAAATCGCCGCCGCCGGCGACACCTGTGAATTCCAGCACGACTACGCCGCAGTCATCCCCAGCGTCGTCGTCGGCAGCATGATCGGGCTCGACGAGCAGCACGTCGCGCCCATGCGCACCTGGACCGAGGCCTTCATCGGACTTGCCGACACCGGCGCACCGCTGGAAGCGGCGATGAACATCTACGCCATGTTCGCCGAGTTGCTCGAAGAACGTCGCCGCAACCCGCGCGACGACCTGATGACCGCACTGCTCGACGCGGAAATCGACGGAGAACGGCTCACCGACCAGGAACTGCTCGGGTTCTGCCTGCTGCTGGTGCTCGGCGGCAACGACACCACCGCCAGCCTCATCGGGTCCGGCACGGTACTGCTGCTGCGACACCCCGAACAGCTCGACGTGCTGCGCAGCGACCCGTCGCTGTGGCCGTCCGCGATCGAAGAGATGCTGCGCATCGAGGCCCCCACCCAGGCGTTGCCACGTACCGCCACCCGCGACGTCGACTTGCACGGTGTTCGGATCCCGGCCGGATCTCGGGTCATGTTGGTGTGGGGCGCCGCCAACCACGACGACCGTGAGTTTGCGGACCCCGAGCGATTCGATGTGACACGGCACGTGCAACGCCACACATCGTTCGGGCACGGCGCGCACTTCTGCATGGGATCCGGGTTGGCCCGCCTGGAGGCCCGCCTTGCCTTTGCCGAGTGGTTTCAGCGGTTCCCCGACTGCAAACTGGGCGGCGAACCGGAACGCATTACCTCTGTCTGGGCTCGCGCGTTCGACTCCATTCCGCTTCGGCTTTGCTGA
- a CDS encoding transcriptional regulator gives MPRANPASVPMSRLLREPMRRLCSTLGVAVCLSEVRDGAIVVVESIAPDAGRPLVQAGQQLPFVAPFGREFVAWAPATARRRWLDAAGPVNDVFHARIPQVLNELQVRGYGIERLSDPLLKVYTALLALDGGNVADPVAVRLAGAVADLTIVDFLPGELAQIDQSPLATISAPIFSGEGNVVMSVSAQAYSRLTLEQVRSTGDRLIEFAEEASSLIAQHVLFIGDSPNADIG, from the coding sequence ATGCCCAGGGCCAACCCGGCCAGCGTGCCGATGTCACGACTGCTCCGCGAACCGATGCGTCGACTGTGTTCCACACTCGGCGTAGCCGTGTGTCTTTCGGAAGTCAGGGACGGCGCCATCGTGGTTGTCGAATCGATCGCTCCGGACGCAGGGCGCCCCCTCGTGCAGGCCGGCCAACAGTTGCCCTTCGTCGCACCGTTCGGGCGCGAATTCGTCGCGTGGGCACCGGCGACTGCACGCCGCCGGTGGCTGGATGCCGCGGGTCCGGTCAACGACGTCTTCCACGCCCGAATTCCGCAGGTGCTCAACGAACTCCAGGTGCGCGGCTATGGAATCGAGCGGCTCAGCGACCCACTGCTGAAGGTGTACACGGCGCTACTGGCCCTCGACGGCGGCAACGTGGCCGACCCGGTGGCGGTACGCCTGGCCGGCGCCGTCGCCGATCTGACGATCGTCGACTTTCTGCCCGGCGAACTGGCTCAGATCGACCAGAGTCCACTTGCGACCATCTCGGCTCCGATCTTCAGCGGGGAGGGCAACGTCGTGATGTCGGTGTCGGCGCAGGCATACAGTCGCCTCACCCTTGAGCAGGTTCGCAGCACCGGCGATCGCCTTATCGAGTTCGCAGAAGAAGCGAGTTCTTTGATTGCGCAGCATGTCCTGTTTATCGGAGATTCACCGAACGCCGATATCGGGTAG